One Malania oleifera isolate guangnan ecotype guangnan chromosome 9, ASM2987363v1, whole genome shotgun sequence DNA segment encodes these proteins:
- the LOC131164926 gene encoding cilia- and flagella-associated protein 74 has translation MAIKPTVALRGIVVGGIAVFAKVAGAVKAAGGAKVGAAAAAMTAAAAAAATGAKEEPKNATKQPSK, from the coding sequence ATGGCAATAAAGCCAACGGTTGCTTTGAGGGGTATAGTGGTTGGAGGGATAGCTGTTTTTGCTAAAGTTGCTGGTGCAGTGAAAGCAGCCGGTGGAGCAAAGGTGGGGGCAGCAGCAGCTGCCATGACTGCAGCCGCAGCTGCGGCTGCAACAGGAGCaaaagaagaacctaagaatgctACTAAGCAgccttcaaaataa